A part of Podarcis muralis chromosome 13, rPodMur119.hap1.1, whole genome shotgun sequence genomic DNA contains:
- the LSM12 gene encoding protein LSM12, which yields MAAPGEYFSVGSQVSCQTCQEQRLQGEVVAFDYTSKMLALKCPSSSGKPNHADILLINLQYVSDVKIINDRTETPPPLASLNVSKLANKARMEKEEKLSQAYAISAGVSLEGQQLFQTIHKTIKDCKWQEKNIVVMEEVVIAPPYQVENCKGKEGSALSHVRKIVEKHFRDVESQKVMQRSQVQPTQKESALSS from the exons ATGGCGGCCCCGGGCGAGTACTTCAGTGTGGGCAGCCAGGTGTCGTGCCAGACTTGCCAGGAGCAGCGGCTGCAGGGCGAGGTGGTGGCCTTCGACTACACCAGCAAGATGCTGGCGCTCA AATGCCCTTCGTCAAGTGGCAAACCTAACCACGCAGATATCTTGCTTATAAACTTACAGTACGTTTCAGATGTGAAAATAATTAATGACCGTACAGAAACCCCCCCACCTTTAGCTTCTCTCAATGTTAGCAAG CTTGCGAACAAAGCACggatggagaaggaagaaaagCTGAGCCAGGCATATGCAATTAGTGCCGGGGTCTCATTGGAAGGACAGCAGCTTTTCCAGACTATACACAAGAC TATTAAAGATTGTAAATGGCAAGAGAAGAATATAGTCGTGATGGAAGAAGTTGTCATTGCCCCTCCATACCAAGTGGAAAACTGTAAAGGCAAAGAGGGGAGTGCCCTAAGTCATGTACGCAAAATA GTTGAGAAACATTTTAGAGATGTCGAAAGCCAAAAGGTGATGCAGCGTTCACAAGTCCAGCCAACACAGAAGGAAAGCGCCCTCTCGTCCTGA